In a single window of the Microbacterium sp. SL75 genome:
- a CDS encoding helix-turn-helix domain-containing protein codes for MPSPWSRPAVSPETSGLLIARAHDELLAGNDDRRLDDVRPLVQDSWRRSLASLVGPEGLPPLDLPSGELEAYRRAHPLAGVMDMVRSLLLPGTAEESGVVVAVGDAAGRLLWVEGDRHIRALTGDMGFVAGANWAEDAVGTSAPGTALTLDRSVQIRGAEHFNRLVQPWSCTAAPVHDPETHRLLGVIDVTGGPEAVTPQAHLLVDATARAIESELLVARLRAQQAPPPRRPTPARALLRILGRDRALLEVGGASVELSARHAEILLLLAVHREGLSAEALSEAVYGHAAVETLRPEMVRLRRVLAPMAPRLVPTSRPYRLPVGLETDAQHVLSLLDRGAHRVALAAYAGSVLPDSEAPGVVEVRESVRSTLREALIAEAGVDVLLAYAETADARDDEEVLRLCLKLVPARSPKRAGLVARLASLESA; via the coding sequence GTGCCCTCTCCATGGTCGCGACCGGCCGTTTCCCCCGAGACCTCGGGGCTGCTGATCGCGCGTGCTCACGACGAGCTCCTCGCCGGCAATGACGACCGGCGCCTCGATGACGTGCGGCCCCTCGTGCAGGATTCGTGGCGGAGGTCGCTGGCATCCCTCGTCGGGCCCGAAGGTCTTCCGCCGCTCGATCTGCCCAGCGGTGAGCTGGAGGCGTACCGCCGCGCTCACCCGCTCGCGGGGGTCATGGACATGGTTCGCTCGTTGCTCCTGCCCGGCACCGCGGAGGAATCAGGAGTGGTCGTGGCGGTGGGCGACGCCGCGGGCCGCCTGCTGTGGGTCGAGGGCGATCGTCATATCCGCGCCCTGACCGGCGATATGGGGTTCGTGGCAGGGGCGAACTGGGCGGAGGATGCCGTGGGCACCTCGGCCCCGGGCACGGCCCTGACTCTCGACAGGTCGGTGCAGATCCGTGGCGCGGAGCACTTCAACCGGCTCGTGCAGCCCTGGTCGTGTACCGCGGCTCCCGTGCACGACCCCGAGACGCACCGACTGCTCGGCGTGATCGACGTCACCGGAGGACCCGAGGCCGTGACGCCCCAGGCTCATCTGCTGGTGGATGCCACGGCTCGCGCGATCGAGAGCGAGCTGCTCGTGGCGCGGCTGCGCGCGCAGCAGGCTCCTCCCCCGCGTCGACCCACGCCGGCGCGAGCCCTGCTGCGCATCCTGGGTCGAGACCGTGCCCTGCTGGAGGTCGGCGGCGCGTCCGTCGAACTCAGCGCGCGGCACGCGGAGATCCTGCTACTGCTCGCCGTCCACCGCGAGGGTCTGTCCGCCGAGGCACTGAGTGAGGCGGTGTACGGCCACGCTGCCGTCGAGACGCTGCGGCCCGAAATGGTGAGGCTGCGGCGCGTGCTCGCCCCGATGGCGCCGCGCCTCGTCCCCACCTCGCGGCCCTACCGGCTTCCCGTGGGCCTCGAAACGGACGCGCAGCACGTGCTGTCGCTGCTCGATCGCGGGGCGCACCGGGTGGCGCTCGCGGCGTATGCGGGCTCGGTGCTCCCCGACTCCGAGGCTCCGGGGGTGGTCGAGGTGCGTGAGTCGGTGCGCTCGACGCTGCGTGAGGCGCTGATCGCCGAAGCGGGGGTGGATGTGCTTCTCGCCTACGCCGAGACCGCCGACGCGCGCGACGACGAGGAGGTGCTGCGCTTGTGTTTGAAGCTGGTGCCCGCCCGCTCACCCAAACGCGCGGGTCTCGTGGCTCGGCTGGCGAGCCTCGAAAGCGCGTGA
- a CDS encoding DUF779 domain-containing protein translates to MDQLSRVDVTDAAAALLRELTAKHGPLMFHQSGGCCDGSSPMCYPVGMFLTGPSDVHLGDLDVGMGDLIEVYMSESQFEYWKFTHLTIDVVPGRGAGFSVEGPTGMRFLIRSRMLTEEEAVAFG, encoded by the coding sequence ATGGACCAGCTGTCTCGCGTCGATGTGACGGATGCCGCGGCCGCGCTGCTGCGCGAGCTGACGGCGAAGCACGGGCCGCTGATGTTCCATCAGTCCGGTGGGTGCTGCGATGGCAGCTCCCCCATGTGTTACCCCGTGGGCATGTTCCTCACCGGTCCTAGCGACGTGCACCTCGGCGACCTCGACGTCGGCATGGGCGACCTGATCGAGGTCTACATGTCGGAGTCTCAGTTCGAGTACTGGAAGTTCACGCACCTGACGATCGACGTCGTTCCGGGGCGCGGCGCCGGCTTCTCGGTCGAAGGACCGACGGGCATGCGATTCCTCATTCGGTCGCGGATGCTGACGGAGGAAGAGGCGGTGGCGTTCGGATGA
- a CDS encoding aldehyde dehydrogenase family protein: MTIVEEGVSSVYAAPGTRGAVAEYRSRYGHYIGGEWVEPHSGEYFENITPVTGKPFCEVARGDAHDIDRAVEAGWKAFASWKKTTPAERSVILNKIADRIEENLEKIAVAETWENGKPVRETLAADIPLTVDHFRYFAGVLRAQEGSLSQLDENTVAYHFNEPLGVVGQIIPWNFPILMAAWKLAPALAAGNCVVIKPAEQTPASLLFLFDIIGDLLPAGVVNIVNGFGIEAGAPLAQHKRIRKIAFTGETTTGRLIMQYASQNLIPVTLELGGKSPNVFFEDVALHNDDAYYDKALEGFTMFALNQGEVCTCPSRSLIQRSIYDQFLGDGLERVKIVRQGNPLDPETMIGAQASNDQLEKILSYIDIGKQGGAKLLTGGERVDLGGDLSGGYYVAPTVFEGTNDMRIFQEEIFGPVLSVTSFDDFDDAISIANDTLYGLGAGVWSRSGDTAYRAGRAIEAGRVWTNTYHQYPAHAAFGGYKQSGIGRENHLKMLDHYQQTKNLLVSYADGAMGFF; this comes from the coding sequence ATGACCATCGTCGAAGAAGGCGTCTCGAGCGTCTACGCCGCTCCCGGAACCCGTGGGGCCGTCGCCGAGTACCGTTCGCGGTACGGGCACTACATCGGCGGCGAGTGGGTCGAACCGCACAGCGGCGAGTACTTCGAGAACATCACCCCCGTCACCGGCAAGCCGTTCTGCGAGGTCGCTCGCGGCGACGCGCACGACATCGACCGCGCGGTCGAGGCGGGGTGGAAGGCGTTCGCCTCGTGGAAGAAGACCACCCCGGCCGAGCGCAGCGTCATCCTGAACAAGATCGCCGATCGGATCGAAGAGAACCTCGAGAAGATCGCCGTCGCCGAGACGTGGGAGAACGGCAAGCCGGTACGTGAGACGCTCGCGGCCGACATCCCCCTGACCGTCGACCACTTCCGCTACTTCGCCGGTGTGCTGCGGGCGCAGGAGGGATCGCTCAGCCAGCTCGACGAGAACACCGTGGCTTACCACTTCAACGAGCCGCTGGGTGTGGTGGGTCAGATCATCCCGTGGAACTTCCCGATCCTCATGGCCGCGTGGAAGCTGGCCCCGGCCCTCGCCGCGGGCAACTGCGTCGTGATCAAGCCGGCCGAGCAGACCCCGGCATCTCTCCTGTTCCTCTTCGACATCATCGGCGACCTCCTGCCGGCGGGTGTCGTGAACATCGTGAACGGCTTCGGCATCGAGGCGGGAGCACCGCTCGCCCAGCACAAGCGGATCCGCAAGATCGCCTTCACCGGCGAGACCACGACCGGCCGCCTGATCATGCAGTACGCCTCGCAGAACCTCATCCCCGTCACGCTCGAGCTCGGAGGCAAGAGCCCCAATGTCTTCTTCGAAGACGTCGCTCTGCACAACGACGACGCCTATTACGACAAGGCGCTCGAGGGTTTCACGATGTTCGCGCTGAACCAGGGCGAGGTGTGCACGTGCCCCTCGCGCTCGCTGATCCAGCGGTCGATCTACGACCAGTTCCTCGGCGACGGCCTCGAGCGCGTCAAGATAGTGCGCCAGGGCAACCCGCTCGACCCCGAGACGATGATCGGCGCGCAGGCCTCGAACGACCAGCTCGAGAAGATCCTGTCGTACATCGACATCGGCAAGCAGGGCGGTGCGAAGCTGCTCACGGGCGGGGAGCGGGTCGACCTCGGCGGCGACCTGTCGGGCGGGTATTACGTCGCGCCGACCGTGTTCGAGGGCACGAACGACATGCGGATCTTTCAGGAGGAGATCTTCGGGCCGGTGCTGTCGGTCACGTCGTTCGACGACTTCGACGACGCGATCTCGATCGCCAACGACACGCTGTACGGCCTGGGCGCCGGTGTCTGGAGCCGCAGCGGCGACACCGCCTATCGCGCGGGCCGGGCCATCGAGGCCGGGCGCGTCTGGACGAACACGTACCACCAGTACCCCGCGCACGCGGCGTTCGGTGGGTACAAGCAGTCGGGCATCGGCCGCGAGAACCACCTCAAGATGCTCGACCACTACCAGCAGACGAAGAACCTGCTCGTGTCGTACGCCGACGGGGCGATGGGCTTCTTCTGA
- a CDS encoding DNA cytosine methyltransferase produces MSRSVLSLFSGAGGMDIGLARAGYEHVGLIEIGRLQRETIASNTDWPLLGHGDVNELALSLKPRDLGLTRGDLGLLAGGPPCQPFSMAAQWAAQGRRGMLDARAQTVVSTLKLVRTFLPHAVLFENVSGFVRGPRSAMAFLEEEFSRINSEEGTGYRLHVEVLNAADYGVPQNRRRAIVVALRDGSSFAWPTATHGESPRTAWDALWDVRPTDPPVARGKWTELLPLIPEGRNYLWLTSRGGGPELFGYRTKYWNFLLKLAHDQPSWTLPASPGPSTGPFHWENRPLAVEEQLRIQGFPDGWRIAGNHREQTVQVGNATPALLAEVLGMSVRQAVESVEHRAPSLLRRVAAETRRPREPLTRVPGRFVSLVGAKSAHAGEGLGPSGKLRPGSDRSSETI; encoded by the coding sequence GTGTCAAGAAGTGTTCTCTCGCTATTTTCCGGTGCCGGTGGCATGGACATCGGCCTTGCCCGCGCTGGTTACGAACACGTTGGACTGATCGAGATCGGCCGCTTGCAACGAGAAACGATCGCGTCAAACACTGACTGGCCTCTCCTCGGCCACGGAGACGTTAACGAACTCGCATTGAGCCTCAAGCCACGTGACCTCGGCCTCACACGAGGTGACCTGGGGCTGCTCGCGGGCGGCCCCCCATGTCAACCGTTCTCAATGGCTGCTCAGTGGGCGGCGCAAGGACGGCGCGGGATGCTCGACGCGCGCGCTCAGACGGTGGTGAGCACTCTCAAGCTGGTTCGTACTTTCCTCCCCCACGCTGTGCTGTTCGAGAACGTGAGTGGGTTTGTGCGCGGCCCCCGATCGGCGATGGCATTCCTCGAAGAAGAGTTCTCGAGAATCAACAGCGAAGAGGGCACGGGGTATCGCCTGCACGTAGAGGTCCTCAATGCCGCGGATTACGGCGTCCCCCAGAATCGACGGCGAGCCATAGTCGTCGCCTTGCGGGATGGCAGCAGCTTCGCGTGGCCGACTGCGACTCACGGGGAGAGCCCGCGAACCGCGTGGGATGCGCTCTGGGATGTGCGTCCTACCGATCCGCCTGTCGCGCGGGGTAAGTGGACAGAACTACTTCCGCTTATTCCAGAGGGGAGGAACTATCTGTGGCTGACGAGCCGCGGCGGCGGTCCTGAGTTGTTCGGCTACCGCACGAAGTACTGGAACTTCCTGCTGAAGCTTGCACACGATCAGCCATCGTGGACCTTGCCGGCATCGCCTGGGCCTTCGACGGGTCCTTTTCACTGGGAGAATAGGCCCCTAGCTGTCGAGGAGCAGCTCAGAATTCAGGGCTTCCCCGACGGGTGGCGTATCGCTGGCAACCATCGTGAGCAGACCGTTCAGGTGGGAAATGCGACGCCAGCGCTGCTCGCTGAAGTACTGGGAATGTCTGTCCGGCAGGCCGTCGAAAGTGTGGAGCACCGCGCTCCATCTCTGCTCCGTCGGGTTGCTGCCGAAACCCGACGCCCACGAGAACCTCTTACAAGGGTTCCGGGGCGATTCGTTAGCCTCGTGGGTGCAAAGTCTGCTCACGCCGGTGAGGGGTTAGGCCCGTCCGGAAAGCTTCGTCCGGGGTCAGATCGTTCCAGCGAGACGATTTGA
- a CDS encoding ParB/RepB/Spo0J family partition protein — MPNFETRTLDSLTELRLDPFNPRLRKEEEGSSEAAIVKIMLDRFKVEEVAESITVAGWLEQDPLITVKEDGAYLVVEGNRRLTAVKLLLDPSLAPPTKQARWKQLAGSLRPAVRDEIKSLSVRVYPDRDDPEVSAYIGFRHVTGVLPWPALEKASYIARLASKGASYLELAEKLGSYPAHMARHHLAYQLVEQAQEWDIDGYEQMSNAFGVLLRALQTEGVRSFLELNPASEPFENLAPVPEHKKDAYKDFVKWTFGTDSQARVLPESRELTKWSKILLSPTAVRYLQNAEEPKFEKAWSRSGGESESIAGALWKASYLLADVVPLLSEHVDDPAVRDAAAEAYRYMKQIRSLLALQGEK, encoded by the coding sequence GTGCCGAACTTCGAGACTCGAACACTCGACTCCCTGACAGAGCTGCGCCTGGATCCGTTCAATCCGCGCCTACGCAAGGAAGAAGAGGGTAGCAGCGAGGCAGCCATCGTGAAGATCATGCTCGATCGATTCAAGGTGGAGGAGGTCGCAGAGTCGATCACCGTTGCGGGTTGGCTGGAGCAGGACCCTCTTATCACGGTCAAGGAGGACGGGGCCTACCTGGTCGTCGAAGGCAACCGTCGACTGACGGCCGTGAAGCTCCTGCTGGACCCTTCTCTCGCGCCCCCGACCAAGCAGGCTCGCTGGAAGCAGCTCGCAGGTTCACTCAGGCCAGCTGTCCGCGACGAGATCAAGTCGTTGAGTGTGCGCGTCTACCCAGACCGTGATGACCCGGAGGTGTCCGCGTATATCGGGTTTCGACACGTCACGGGAGTGCTTCCATGGCCGGCGCTGGAGAAGGCGAGTTACATCGCGAGACTCGCCTCGAAAGGTGCGTCCTACCTGGAACTCGCTGAAAAGCTTGGGAGCTACCCAGCCCATATGGCGCGTCATCATCTCGCTTACCAGCTTGTCGAGCAGGCTCAGGAATGGGATATCGACGGCTACGAGCAGATGAGCAATGCATTCGGCGTACTGCTTCGTGCGCTCCAAACTGAAGGCGTTCGATCATTCTTGGAGTTGAATCCGGCGAGCGAACCCTTTGAAAACCTCGCCCCCGTTCCCGAGCATAAGAAGGACGCTTACAAAGATTTTGTGAAGTGGACCTTCGGCACTGACTCTCAGGCCAGAGTCCTACCTGAGTCACGAGAACTCACTAAGTGGAGCAAGATCCTCCTCAGTCCGACCGCCGTACGATATCTACAAAATGCGGAGGAACCAAAGTTCGAAAAGGCGTGGTCGCGATCGGGTGGTGAAAGCGAATCAATCGCTGGGGCGCTCTGGAAAGCATCCTATTTACTCGCAGACGTAGTTCCGCTCCTCAGCGAACACGTGGACGATCCGGCAGTTCGTGATGCCGCCGCCGAGGCATATCGTTATATGAAGCAGATCAGGTCGCTCCTCGCCCTTCAAGGTGAGAAATAA